One region of Chaetodon auriga isolate fChaAug3 chromosome 23 unlocalized genomic scaffold, fChaAug3.hap1 SUPER_23_unloc_1, whole genome shotgun sequence genomic DNA includes:
- the LOC143317621 gene encoding uncharacterized protein LOC143317621: protein MVSSSEGEGSGDWQPPKNGTEEEEEEEEASLKQRVPQLHKKEFLPSASPRLMASSSEGEGSGDWQSPKNGTVTLSAHSIHPSRNVPSRDVSTLPGLLQAKAQTKTNEKTDVPSPPYPGEENLVQQPQASVLVVKTGARRSPSK from the exons ATGGTGAGCTCCTCTGAAGGTGAGGGGTCAGGTGATTGGCAGCCCCCAAAGAAtggaacagaagaagaggaggaggaagaggaggccagTTTGAAGCAAAGGGTTCCACAGCTGCACAAGAAAGAGTTTTTGCCTTCAGCCAGCCCAAGATTG ATGGCGAGCTCCTCTGAAGGTGAGGGGTCAGGTGATTGGCAGTCCCCAAAGAATGGAACAGTCACACTCAgtgcacactccatccatccatcccg AAATGTGCCCTCGCGCGACGTTTCAACCCTACCGGGTCTTCTTCAGGCTAAGGCACAAacgaaaacaaatgaaaag ACCGATGTGCCATCTCCTCCCTACCCTGGTGAGGAAAATCTGGTGCAGCAACCACAAGCTTCTGTTTTGGTTGTAAAGACGGGG gcCCGACGGAGTCCATCCAAATAG
- the LOC143317625 gene encoding uncharacterized protein LOC143317625, with protein MMEMEMLKKDPDHQLIEDLMTATFSQRREEIIGDQPLITEVISRWPALFHERQDTNERRRTAAVLGLPHYISGEDPSDVIRMCDAHNEHLDEAMKGMQVGLLIGYEHAQQDAFPSEIFNVAVVVEETIVLHDLKDVTCGFAMLMGIIYCLNLEYPQAMKYSFELFQKVVMKIKPEQASARVHGLRNKLLRYRL; from the exons ATGATGGAGatggaaatgctgaaaaaagaCCCTGATCACCAACTCATAGAAGATCTGATGACTGCTACATTTTCCCAGCGCAGAGAAGAGATCATTGGAGATCAGCCACTCATCACAGAAGTAATTTCCAGATGGCCAGCTCTGTTCCATGAGCGACAG GACActaatgagaggaggaggactgctgctgtgcttggtCTACCACACTACATATCCGGGGAAGATCCATCAGACGTCATCAGGATGTGCGAT gCTCACAATGAGCACCTGGATGAAGCCATGAAGGGGATGCAAGTTGGCCTACTGATAGGCTACGAACATGCTCAACAGGATGCCTTTCCAAGTGAGATCTTCAATGTGGCAGTTGTAGTCGAGGAGACCATCGTGCTGCACGACCTGAAAGATGTGACGTGCGGCTTTGCCATGCTCATGGGAATCATCTACTGTCTGAATCTTGAATACCCACAAGCCATGAAGTATTCCTTCGAGCTTTTTCAGAAAGTGGTGATGAAAATCAAACCAGAACAAGCCTCTGCACGAGTACATGGATTAAGAAACAAACTCTTGAGATACAGACTGTAA